The Gopherus evgoodei ecotype Sinaloan lineage chromosome 8, rGopEvg1_v1.p, whole genome shotgun sequence genome segment caaaatggaaaaagccACCTTGTGCTCTTAAGTAAAAAATGGCTTAAAGAAATTTGCTGGGGACTTTTTGAAGGTGCTTTTTACTCTTAGTTTGTCTCTGCTGTGCCTACTTGTCTCACTGCCCTGAAGAAGAAACCCTTCTCTTGCTtaaatgctcagggtctaactaatcATCATATGTGATGTCAGGAACTCGGCAGTGAACTAGGGGTGGGGGTTGCCTTCCCCTGCTGCAGGAAGTGCGGGTCACGTGCcaagattatctgggtatatctcacttaattccTTGGCACTCTGACATTGCTGCATCTTGGTCCcgcctattctctgcctgtggcctATTAGTCTTCTGtggctgtaatattttggtctaattCTGATTGTTGGGTTTAGTTTTTGGGTGTTGGGTGTGTtgctggcctgtgatatgcaggaggtcagacaagatgatctggAAGTctgttctggccttaaactctatggctTTGATTTGCCAACAGGCTGTATCATTCACTTCTCTGCCTCACTGCAGGAGACTGAAATGAATTTCCTTTGAAGGTGCCAGTCAATAATACCCTCATGTAACACCTTAAAATTAAATTCAGCTGCATGAATAAAATAATTATTGGTCGTTTACAGAAAACAAATAAGAGACAGTATGTACAGTATACTGGACCCCTGGAAATGAGATATAGAACATCCCTTCAAGTGAGCCCAGACAATTTGTCAGTACTACCTAATACAATACATGAAAGAAAAACCTTAGTATGCCCAAAAACCTTAGTATGtctgtcttttcttttcaaaGCATTAAGCATAACACTTATCCAGTAAGAATGCACTATTAGCTTAAAGACTAGTTCATGTAGCCTTTTACAAGAGGGTATCATAATTACAATAGGAAGGTATCATTAGCGTGCCATCAAAATACATATTAGGTTTGGTTTAAGCCAGCGCTTATCAGCCTGGGGTCTGCGCGCCCTGCTGGTCAACTCAACTCctcctcctgactcccagcacctcctgcatgccagagAACAACTGTTCCActgtgtgcaggaggcgctgggagggaatTGgttcggggaaggggcagaaagagacagggaagaggaggggacggggggagcaggggcaggaagagatggggtgggggtggggtttggagcaAAGCAGAAGGCTTGGGGATCTGcagcaaaattttaaattaaaatgggggtcctcaggttgctaaaaagtttgagaaccactggtttaagctATGTTTCTTCTGAAGACAGTCTTAACGCACAAAGGTTACATTCTCCTCCTTTCCTATTAATTCTAAAACAACATATGCCAATGTGCACCTGGACAAACAACTTTCTGGCATCCATTTCACTTCATTTGGTTCTCTAAAGATTCTAGGGAACACCTTTCATAGAACTTAATTAACATGCTAATGAACAGATCACCATTTCAGTTCCATTGGACAACCTGAATTAGTGCATTAAATTAGGAGACATACACTTTTCAGAGTCAAATACATATTTCATCAGGCAGTTAAAGTTGGACTGGTTTATTATAATTTCTCACAAATCTACATTTTGTCATCAGCATTCATGAAAAATATAAGCTTTGCTCGTGGAGTCTATAAACTTTCATGAAACCCCAAATGTGATTGTAATCCACATGAGCAAAGCCAAACAAAAATATGTAAACACTCATTGAAATAAATTATTATGCCAGAAGACTTGTGGGTAGCAAACCTTTTAACTAGAAGGTTGATCCTGGGAATTACTGTGTGGTAAGTCCCTCTTATTGAAGAGCCATTGAAAtgataattaaaaatagaattataaAACATCTAAACACAATATGATACGAAAAAGCCAGAATGTTTTTCATACAAATAAGTGACAATAAGAGagcacctgtcctctgctggagACGCTGTGCTACTCCAACAGCTTATAGGAGATACAAAAGTCCTGCAGACGGCCAAGGGAGAATTTCCCCTGTGCAGGGCCAACACAGCTCTAACTGCCACCGTTGGACACtacactcacacatacacacagaattAAGGAGGGGGAAATTAAAGTTTATGGCCCTGAAAGAAGATATGTTTTGAAGGAGGGGAGTAGAGGAATGGCAGATCAGAGGTATGCAAAAAGAAACTAATATTTACAAACCTGATACTTCATCATTGACTACAGAAAGAAATGTTTCTAAAAGTAATATAATTTACATGCAATTACAGCAAGCTTTATTGGCAATTTGGAAGAATGTGGCCATAATCTCTTCCATCGGTAAAAAAGTTACTCACATTCTCCCTACACCTTCATACATGCGTGTCTCATCCACCAAAGTCATAATCTCCGTATCAGTGAGGTGTGCATGCTTTTTCGTCCTGTTTAGTTGTTCAATTTGTATATCTGCCAGCTTCACCTTTTGCTGCGTGTCGATAACCTTGGCCTGCAGTTCAGTAAAAGCCTAACGAAAAAAGTAGGCAAGTTACAGTTATGAAATTTTGACCTGAAATGTCATAACTTTTGCACAGGAAATTTAAGTTTTTACTGGTCCTGGAGCATCAAGTAGCACTTTTGGACACGGTGCAGCTGTTTTCATTTTGGACTCAGAAAACTCAGCAACAGCTAACTCATGTGCAGGGGTTTATAGTGAACTGCCTCTTTCAGCTATAATGACACCAGGGATGTCCGCTTCTGGACACAGACTGTCAGCTCAAGGATGTGCCCTCCTGTGGGACGCACATATGTTTTTAAGTTGTCTAGCAAGACTCATTCTTAGTGATTTGCCTCCCTTCTGGGGCACTGGACTGCTCCTCTTCACTGAAGATGACTGGTCTGACTCACTTCTATCTGCTCTCCAAGCTTTCCCCTGGCCACCTACCAGTGCCCGCTCCCTTCCCTGACAGCTCTGGTtccctccaggtcagggctggggaagctCGCCCGGCCCACGAGCGGGAGGGAAGGGCCCAGATCTACTCTCTGCTGGGGAGCGG includes the following:
- the PFDN1 gene encoding prefoldin subunit 1 isoform X3 translates to MAAPVDLELKKAFTELQAKVIDTQQKVKLADIQIEQLNRTKKHAHLTDTEIMTLVDETRMYEGVGRMFILQSKGVIHNQLLEKQKIAEEKIKELEVDP